The Nicotiana tomentosiformis chromosome 2, ASM39032v3, whole genome shotgun sequence genome includes the window CCACATGACATTTATTAGTTTTTTAACAACCCTATCgaagaatattattgttaactaagaTTAACCCTTGTTCatatagatttaattatttgaaccaataTCTGTATTttctggtcaaacaatttggtaCCGTCAATGGTGATTTCTCAGTTAAATTTTTAGTGTCCTCTAGATCTACAACTAACATAGGTTACTAACATCAAAAAATCCaagatctcctttctttgtgtATACAAAACCCTATATGGCAGGTAACCGAGAAGAAAGGACGAGGATAACGACCTCCGAACTATTATCATGAATGTCATCAACGAAAGATGTGAAGTTAAAAATGAGGGCACGACACCCAGTGCCTCCCCTAGACGAGATGGGTCACCGCCCCCACACTGCAGCATAATAAAACCCTGTGGTAAAGGAGCCTCCACGTTTGCAGAGGAAGGGACATCCCCAGATATGAAAAAACTCCTCGAGGCGTGGCTAACTAACACGCTAACAAGCGTCCTCAACAAACCCGCTCTAGGAACAACCTCAGAAACCACAAGGACTTGCACAATACAGCAAACAAACGAACAGTGCAACCAACCCCTCCCTTCAACGACATGTATAACTCACAATGTCATTGATATTGCAGGTGAAAACGCCCTCGCCGCCATTCCaaaaaggatggaagaaatgaaaaatgaaaataaGGCACTCCGAGACCAgatgaaagaacaccaagaacAGGTTGATAAGATACTGGGAGCTCCTAAGTTGCTGCTGAAAAGGGACGCCGGCCGGTTTGTCGAGCAATCGTACAGTGATGATGTAGCCCCACATGCCATAtcaaagaccttcaaaatgccaccTTACCTCAGTATATACGATGGAACGATCGATCCTGAAGATAACGTGACTCATTATGTCATCGCCGTGAAAGACAACgacctcgccaaagaacaagtgtCCTCCattttgctaaaaatatttggcgaaaccctcacgggagaagcattaacatggtattcacagcTACCAACTCACTCCATAGAAACCTTCGAAGAAATGGCCGATAAATTTGTAATCGCTCATGCCGAAGCCAAGAAGGCCGATGAgagagtaaacgacatatttACCGTCAGGAAGTCCTTGGGAGAGGGGctaagggacttcctcgcccgattCAACCAAGTAAGGATGACTCTACCAAATGTATCCGAAGGGATGGCGGTCGCAACCTTTCAGAACAGACTGAGTAGAGATGGTTTGAGAACAACTAGAAAATTATTGAGTCAGCTCATGAAGTATCCCCCAGccacttgggatgaaatccaCAATACCTATTGTGCCGAGGTCCGTGCAAATAAGAAAAACCTCAATGAGCTAACTCACCGACTAGCCTCAGTGCAAGCTGAATCTAGAAAAGATCGAAGAGACAGCGCCAGAAGAGATCATCCAATTCCTCTACCTAACAGGGAACGACATTAACCATATATCAGGATGGCCGCTGCACCTCCCCTCATGAAGAAGCCCCTTCTAGGCAATGGACGGGAACTCATCGAAACAAAAGAGGTATGCCTCCCTTATTATctactcacaatttttgtgtgtcacctacagagatagtTTACACCCTAGAGAAGCTCGTACCAAAAGTGAAATGGCCGCCGAAGATGAGATCGGACCCGAACACCAGGAAGTCCGACGCCCTCTGTGAGTTCCACTAGGAACGAGGGCACAAAACCAAAGATTACATCGCCCTCAGGCAATAAGTCGTAAGAATGTTGCGACAAGGGCACCTTAAAGAGCTGCTAATCTACAGGGGGAGAACCAATTTTTCTAGAGGATGCGAACACTAAGGACCGCCAAAGCCGCCCTCACCAGCTCGCACCATTAATATAGTTATCGGCGGCGGCGATGACGCCTCTATCAACAACGTGAAGTTCATCATATCCCTTGTTATTACTTTgcgaattttagataccgatgttaAACGCATTATGGTAGATTATAGGAGCAGcgcgtgcattatccatcccTGA containing:
- the LOC108943622 gene encoding uncharacterized protein, with protein sequence MNVINERCEVKNEGTTPSASPRRDGSPPPHCSIIKPCGKGASTFAEEGTSPDMKKLLEAWLTNTLTSVLNKPALGTTSETTRTCTIQQTNEQCNQPLPSTTCITHNVIDIAGENALAAIPKRMEEMKNENKALRDQMKEHQEQVDKILGAPKLLLKRDAGRFVEQSYSDDVAPHAISKTFKMPPYLSIYDGTIDPEDNVTHYVIAVKDNDLAKEQVSSILLKIFGETLTGEALTWYSQLPTHSIETFEEMADKFVIAHAEAKKADERVNDIFTVRKSLGEGLRDFLARFNQVRMTLPNVSEGMAVATFQNRLSRDGLRTTRKLLSQLMKYPPATWDEIHNTYCAEVRANKKNLNELTHRLASVQAESRKDRRDSARRDHPIPLPNRERH